ATGGATAACCTGGAGCGAGTATATATGGCCGCCTCAGGACAACAACTGGGAAATCTGCTATAAGGATATGGAATATGAAGGTTACCAGATTCTATCTCAGACCCTTGGGATGTCAAAATATTCACATGGAGTTGTCACTCGTTCACCTTACTGGCCGCCTCCTTATGAGCCGAAACTGACCGCGATCTGGACCGAAGGGAATCAGAGTCCTTATGAAATCAGAGCAAAAACCGTTACTCTTCCTGAAATTTCCTATTTCTATGTTGATGCGGGCAAAGAAATACCAAGCCCCTGGACAGTGCAGAGGGATGGCTATATCCAGTTTGCTCCAGAACCAGAAAAGACGATTGATTATCATTCACAAAAGTTAATCTATCATTTCCCGAATTTAAATCCAGAAAAACGCTATCGGATTAAACTTATCTTTTACTTTGAATCGCAGAGTAACAACCGCTGGAGGATGAAGATAGATGGTGATAATATCTTCCATGCTAACATCTGGATTAAACAGGGTAAGATAACAACCCTTGAGCGCTGGCTACCAACTGCCTGTTATAAAGATGGTGAAATCTATCTGAATATTACAAAGATAATCGGCGATTATGCCCTGGTTGCCCAGATATTCATTTATGAATACGAAAGGGAGACAGAAAGCATCACAAAAAATACACAGGAGAGCCAAATCATAAAGGCTTCCGCGCGTTTAATGACAATTTGCCCAAACCCATTCTATAGCAGAACTGAAATATCTCTAAATGTACCTGTGGATAAATCAGTATCATTGAAAATCTACGATATTTCCGGCCGGTTGGTAAAGAATTTCCCAATTACAGATGACTTTGCTGGACCAAATTATGTCTTATCCTGGGATGGCCGTGATGACCAGAACAAAATACTGCCCAGCGGTATATACTTTGTGGTTGCTGAAACTGGGGAAGAACGTGTGAGTCAAAAGTTGCTTTTTGTGAAGTAATTTAATAAAAGATTTGGGGTGCAAGTTTGAACTTGCACCCCAAAAAAGGAGGTAAACAATGATACTGCCAATTATTTTAAGTAAAATAATAATCTGCACGCTAATATGTCAATCCGGCAGTGTCCTTGTTGATTCATCAGGTAATGGTTATACACTATGGAACCAATCGCGGGAATGCATCTCATATAATCCTGCACCAGATATTGATGCCTTGATAATTGTTAACCGTGCTTACAATCCTACTGGCAAATTAAACACCCATGAAGCGCCTGGTGATTTATCTGCTTGGGTACACTA
This genomic window from candidate division WOR-3 bacterium contains:
- a CDS encoding T9SS type A sorting domain-containing protein, translating into IYRAYELNDVIYPVGNISNTPGKSQWPQICKGTTWITWSEYIWPPQDNNWEICYKDMEYEGYQILSQTLGMSKYSHGVVTRSPYWPPPYEPKLTAIWTEGNQSPYEIRAKTVTLPEISYFYVDAGKEIPSPWTVQRDGYIQFAPEPEKTIDYHSQKLIYHFPNLNPEKRYRIKLIFYFESQSNNRWRMKIDGDNIFHANIWIKQGKITTLERWLPTACYKDGEIYLNITKIIGDYALVAQIFIYEYERETESITKNTQESQIIKASARLMTICPNPFYSRTEISLNVPVDKSVSLKIYDISGRLVKNFPITDDFAGPNYVLSWDGRDDQNKILPSGIYFVVAETGEERVSQKLLFVK